In bacterium, the following proteins share a genomic window:
- a CDS encoding ABC transporter permease has translation MSKVLTVISREYLERVRSKSFVIGTVLGPALMSMFIVLPALMADKGGDDRRTIAIVDQSGVVRGPLSDALVEDGRKSLTLEPVAVGAGGLEAAITEMKTMIVDDTVHSGVVVPADFVETGKVSFYNKSVSSLVVRDEMLKPALNRVLREQRFSRSQVPDSLFNYLSARTDWNSIAVTAEGGEETQDESVSFIMAFALIMIIYIMVIMYGNHTLTAVIEEKSSRMVEVLLASVSPGEMMLGKVLGIGAAGLTQFGIWAAGFFFLSQRGVSMGEITLDVGFLTPVILGSFVMFFLLGFFLYATIYAGVGAMCNTIQDSQQFHMPLTMCMVIPMMMLTMVLRSPNSTISTVLSLVPLFSPVLMFMRVCVETPPFWQIGLSWLLMGISIWLSARLAGKLFRVGILMYGQAPTWATIARALRS, from the coding sequence ATGAGCAAGGTATTGACAGTCATTTCGCGGGAATACCTGGAACGAGTGCGCTCCAAGAGCTTCGTCATTGGGACGGTGCTCGGCCCTGCGCTGATGTCGATGTTCATCGTGCTGCCGGCCCTGATGGCGGACAAGGGCGGCGACGACCGGCGCACCATCGCGATCGTCGACCAGAGCGGCGTCGTGCGCGGGCCGTTGTCCGATGCGCTGGTGGAGGACGGCCGCAAGAGCCTGACCCTGGAGCCGGTCGCCGTCGGGGCCGGCGGCCTCGAGGCCGCAATTACCGAGATGAAGACGATGATCGTGGACGACACGGTGCACAGCGGCGTGGTCGTACCCGCCGACTTCGTCGAGACGGGCAAGGTCAGCTTCTACAACAAGTCGGTCAGTTCGCTGGTCGTGCGCGACGAGATGCTCAAGCCCGCGCTCAATCGCGTCCTTCGGGAGCAGCGCTTCTCGCGCTCGCAGGTGCCCGACTCCCTGTTCAACTACCTGTCGGCGCGCACGGACTGGAACAGCATTGCCGTGACAGCCGAAGGAGGCGAGGAGACCCAGGACGAGTCCGTCTCGTTCATCATGGCGTTCGCGCTGATCATGATCATCTACATCATGGTGATCATGTACGGCAACCATACGCTGACCGCCGTGATCGAGGAGAAGAGCAGCCGCATGGTCGAAGTGCTGCTGGCCAGCGTCTCGCCGGGCGAGATGATGCTCGGCAAGGTGCTGGGCATCGGCGCGGCAGGCTTGACACAGTTCGGCATCTGGGCGGCCGGTTTCTTCTTCCTGTCCCAGCGCGGCGTGTCCATGGGCGAGATCACGCTCGACGTCGGGTTCCTGACGCCGGTCATCCTCGGCTCGTTCGTGATGTTCTTCCTGCTCGGGTTCTTCCTCTACGCGACGATCTACGCCGGCGTCGGCGCCATGTGCAACACCATCCAGGACAGCCAGCAGTTCCACATGCCGCTGACCATGTGCATGGTCATCCCGATGATGATGCTGACCATGGTGTTGCGGTCGCCCAATTCGACGATCTCGACAGTGCTGAGCCTGGTGCCGCTGTTCTCGCCCGTGCTGATGTTCATGCGCGTGTGCGTGGAGACGCCGCCCTTCTGGCAGATCGGCCTGTCGTGGCTGCTGATGGGCATTTCGATCTGGCTCTCGGCGCGCCTGGCCGGCAAGCTGTTCCGGGTCGGCATCCTCATGTACGGGCAGGCGCCCACCTGGGCCACGATCGCCCGGGCGTTGCGTTCCTGA
- a CDS encoding ATP-binding cassette domain-containing protein encodes MSAPAFALPPVGAPLLSLRNVCKSYGDKRAVNNVSLEVPRGSIYGFLGPNGSGKTTTIRSIMNIILPDSGEITLAGRPLELSMRDRIGYLPEERGLYRKMKCQDQLVFLARLKGVPRAAARTRARQWLDRMELGAYADRKIDNLSKGMQQKIQFAATFIGEPDLVILDEVFSGLDPLNIELLRDMIVEQKQRGTTILFSTHMLAEAERICDAICLIEGGEVILDGSLPRVRADFPLRSVRVAWDGELEPPHDLPGVLHREFHEGSWRLILKEGAEPQALLPRLQAVGALTLFSANRPTLNEIFMAAVLRRRQGVQA; translated from the coding sequence ATGTCCGCTCCCGCATTCGCGCTGCCGCCGGTCGGCGCGCCGCTGTTGTCCCTGCGCAATGTCTGCAAGTCGTACGGCGACAAGCGCGCCGTCAACAACGTCAGCCTCGAGGTCCCGCGCGGCAGCATCTACGGCTTCCTCGGGCCCAACGGCTCGGGCAAGACGACGACCATCCGCAGCATCATGAACATCATCCTGCCGGATTCCGGCGAGATCACGCTGGCCGGGCGCCCGCTCGAGCTGTCCATGCGCGATCGCATCGGCTACCTGCCTGAGGAGCGCGGGCTCTACCGCAAGATGAAATGCCAGGACCAGCTGGTGTTCCTGGCGCGCCTGAAGGGCGTCCCGCGCGCCGCCGCCAGGACGCGTGCCCGCCAGTGGCTCGACCGCATGGAACTGGGTGCCTATGCCGACCGCAAGATCGACAACCTGAGCAAGGGCATGCAGCAGAAGATCCAGTTCGCGGCCACGTTCATCGGCGAACCCGACCTGGTGATCCTCGACGAGGTCTTCAGCGGGCTCGACCCTTTGAACATCGAGCTCTTGCGCGACATGATCGTCGAGCAGAAGCAGCGCGGGACCACGATCCTCTTCTCGACCCACATGCTGGCCGAGGCGGAGCGCATCTGCGACGCCATCTGCCTGATCGAGGGCGGCGAGGTGATCCTCGACGGCTCGCTGCCGAGAGTGCGCGCCGACTTCCCGCTGCGCTCGGTGCGCGTAGCCTGGGACGGCGAGCTGGAGCCCCCGCACGACCTGCCCGGCGTCCTGCACCGGGAATTCCACGAGGGCAGCTGGCGACTGATCCTGAAGGAAGGCGCCGAGCCGCAGGCCCTGCTGCCGCGACTGCAGGCGGTCGGCGCCCTGACGCTCTTCTCGGCCAACCGGCCGACCCTCAACGAGATCTTCATGGCCGCCGTGCTTCGCCGCCGGCAGGGGGTGCAGGCATGA
- a CDS encoding response regulator transcription factor, with protein MAVTAGVARRILVIEDDGELIDLLSLHLTAEGYQVDAAADGEAGLRAFQSGQYGMVLLDWMLPSTSGIDVLREIRTTDTRTPVVMLTARGEETDKVLGLELGCDDYLTKPFSIRELVARIKVVHRRIERAEELARIASGDRILDLGPLKIDHGKRKVQVGGDQVQLTVKEYDLLYTLASRPGRTFSRRQLLDLIWDQDAEVFEHTVNSHVNRLRNKIEQDPNRPQLILTVWGVGYRFTEEFN; from the coding sequence ATGGCCGTGACCGCCGGAGTCGCCCGCCGCATCCTCGTGATCGAGGACGACGGCGAACTGATCGACCTGCTCTCCCTGCACCTGACCGCCGAAGGGTACCAGGTCGACGCCGCCGCCGACGGCGAGGCCGGGCTGCGCGCCTTCCAGTCCGGGCAGTACGGCATGGTACTCCTGGACTGGATGCTGCCGAGCACGAGCGGGATCGATGTCCTGCGCGAGATCCGCACCACCGACACGCGCACACCCGTCGTCATGCTGACGGCCCGCGGCGAGGAAACCGACAAGGTCCTGGGCCTGGAACTGGGCTGTGACGACTACCTGACCAAGCCGTTCAGCATCCGTGAACTGGTGGCACGCATCAAGGTCGTGCACCGTCGCATCGAGCGCGCCGAGGAGCTGGCGCGCATCGCTTCCGGCGACCGCATCCTCGACCTGGGTCCCCTGAAGATCGACCACGGCAAGCGCAAAGTACAGGTCGGCGGCGACCAGGTGCAGCTGACGGTGAAGGAATACGACCTGCTCTACACGCTGGCCAGCCGGCCCGGGCGCACGTTCAGCCGCCGCCAGCTGCTCGACCTGATCTGGGACCAGGACGCCGAGGTCTTCGAGCACACCGTCAATTCGCACGTGAACCGGCTCCGCAACAAGATCGAGCAGGACCCGAACCGGCCGCAGCTCATCCTCACGGTCTGGGGCGTGGGCTACCGGTTCACCGAGGAGTTCAATTGA
- a CDS encoding HAMP domain-containing histidine kinase: protein MTGTANQRPRRTPRFAKTLLFRLSAIFLAFLGLCLGGYFLWIQATVFSPYADDAEKKWFETRADSELDALAATLASVDPGSAAAGSAIANYGEKVTRFGVELMVFGPRGTSLAGTPGDSLMAAVPAVEVSLLSQMATSDWDFSRYPDKSNVDAFENRIFDVNVIGEPGSPRGYLVASYRPLEIDAGELEAHSNLLVTQQRLVKVLAGMLVLAAVGALLLMGWTSRRISRLSVAMEAFTGGDLRRRVGEGGSDEIDDLGRHFNHMARHIESMLDSLRQKEQFQRQLIANVSHDLRTPMASLRGHVESLNLRFDQLDAAQRARALDTISGNLEHLDRLVERMLVLSRLDAGQAAIQPEDFSIVELADSVMRRCEHLALPTGITIEMRAEPRLPLVHADPLQVALVLQNLLENGIKFNRPAGRVTLTLARVDAGARVLLSVADTGRGIAEADIPHIFERFYTGDASRTRKGGAPAHLQYSSGLGLAIAAKVVAAHGDELQVTSRPGEGAEFRFHLAAAVDQGLASMSAEG, encoded by the coding sequence TTGACCGGGACGGCCAATCAGCGCCCCAGGCGCACGCCGCGCTTCGCGAAGACGCTGCTGTTCAGGCTGTCGGCGATCTTCCTTGCGTTCCTCGGCCTCTGCCTGGGCGGCTATTTCCTGTGGATCCAGGCCACGGTCTTCTCGCCCTACGCGGATGACGCCGAGAAGAAGTGGTTCGAGACGCGCGCGGACAGTGAACTGGACGCGCTGGCCGCCACGCTGGCCTCCGTCGATCCCGGCTCGGCTGCCGCGGGGAGCGCCATCGCCAACTACGGCGAAAAGGTGACCCGCTTCGGCGTCGAACTGATGGTCTTCGGCCCCCGGGGTACGTCCCTGGCCGGCACGCCCGGCGACAGCCTGATGGCGGCGGTGCCTGCCGTCGAGGTGTCGTTGCTCTCGCAGATGGCGACCTCGGATTGGGATTTCTCGCGGTACCCGGACAAGTCGAACGTGGACGCGTTCGAGAACCGTATTTTCGACGTCAACGTGATCGGCGAGCCCGGGTCGCCGCGCGGCTACCTGGTTGCCAGCTACCGACCGCTCGAGATCGACGCCGGCGAACTGGAAGCGCACAGCAACCTGCTCGTGACACAGCAGCGACTGGTGAAGGTGCTGGCCGGCATGCTCGTGCTGGCGGCGGTCGGCGCGCTGCTGCTGATGGGCTGGACCAGCCGCCGCATCAGTCGCCTGTCGGTGGCCATGGAAGCATTCACCGGCGGCGACCTGCGCCGGCGGGTCGGCGAGGGCGGTTCGGACGAGATCGACGACCTCGGCCGCCACTTCAACCACATGGCGCGCCACATCGAGTCCATGCTGGATTCACTGCGACAGAAGGAGCAGTTCCAGCGACAGCTCATCGCAAACGTCAGTCATGACCTGCGCACGCCGATGGCCAGCCTGCGCGGGCACGTCGAGTCGCTGAACCTCCGCTTCGACCAGCTGGACGCCGCCCAGCGCGCCCGCGCCCTCGACACGATCAGCGGCAACCTGGAACACCTCGACCGCCTGGTCGAGCGCATGCTCGTGCTGTCGCGGCTCGACGCCGGGCAGGCGGCGATCCAGCCCGAGGATTTCTCGATCGTGGAACTGGCCGACTCGGTGATGCGACGTTGCGAGCATCTGGCGCTGCCTACTGGAATCACGATCGAGATGCGCGCGGAACCGCGCCTGCCGCTGGTCCACGCCGACCCGCTGCAGGTGGCGCTGGTGCTGCAGAACCTGCTCGAGAACGGCATCAAGTTCAACCGGCCCGCGGGCCGGGTGACCCTCACGCTCGCGCGCGTCGATGCCGGCGCCCGCGTGCTCCTGTCGGTGGCCGACACCGGCCGCGGCATCGCCGAAGCCGACATCCCCCACATCTTCGAGCGCTTCTACACGGGTGACGCCAGCCGGACGCGGAAGGGCGGTGCCCCGGCCCATCTGCAGTACAGTTCCGGGCTGGGCCTGGCCATCGCGGCCAAGGTCGTGGCGGCGCACGGCGACGAGTTGCAGGTCACGAGCCGTCCCGGCGAAGGCGCCGAGTTCCGCTTCCATCTGGCGGCGGCCGTCGACCAGGGCCTGGCTTCGATGTCGGCGGAAGGCTGA
- a CDS encoding lysophospholipid acyltransferase family protein, whose amino-acid sequence MRAPAACAFPSWDARPPPGPALPASLQTGCPVIPMGIVRQPDGSHVLHVGPVLHPEGRTADEAGIRAYTAAISAAVEEFIRRAPAQWFWVHRRWKEADRQAPIA is encoded by the coding sequence ATGCGGGCGCCGGCGGCGTGCGCATTCCCTTCCTGGGACGCGAGGCCGCCGCCTGGCCCGGCGCTGCCCGCTTCGCTGCAGACCGGCTGTCCGGTCATCCCGATGGGCATCGTCCGGCAGCCCGACGGCAGCCATGTGCTCCATGTGGGGCCGGTGCTGCATCCGGAAGGACGTACGGCGGACGAGGCGGGCATCCGGGCCTACACGGCGGCCATTTCAGCGGCTGTCGAGGAGTTCATCCGACGGGCGCCCGCGCAGTGGTTCTGGGTGCACCGGCGCTGGAAGGAAGCCGACCGGCAGGCACCGATCGCGTGA